From a single Sulfolobus sp. E5-1-F genomic region:
- a CDS encoding aspartate kinase gives MALIVKIGGSIQKDEKDYELIVKKIQDFSKKSDKIIVVTSAIKNVTNELISATLNTDNSPNIVTEIYERHIKLLSKLADGKEFENSFKEISRLSDELFRVAWSIRVLDEVTPRVRDYILSFGERMATLLLSAILRSNGIEAEGVTTPPFITDENYGEANVIEDLSKKEIMSTLENVKAKVVVLPGFIGRTKEGRYTTLGRGGSDYTATLLGKLIGVREVRLVTEVPGIMTGDPKKFENAKTIIRLSLEEAIELSQLGAKRLHPRTFDPVFGSDMKVIVESLYEDGFTTINGECENNDGLKGISLLDNTKLITVESTKIVGKIGSAARITNEAKEAGVNIISISQPASETTIQLVVDSLSANRLLSKLEELKGTLVKDIEVNDINIVGIVGCGIKKKEISTKVLSIASSYDPLAISRGISNVSMTFIVNKEEGEKLAKELHKVIVSG, from the coding sequence ATGGCTCTAATAGTTAAAATAGGTGGGTCCATACAAAAAGACGAAAAAGATTACGAACTTATCGTGAAAAAAATACAAGATTTTTCAAAGAAATCCGATAAAATCATAGTTGTAACATCGGCTATTAAAAACGTTACTAATGAGTTAATAAGTGCAACTTTGAATACTGATAACTCTCCAAATATTGTAACTGAAATCTACGAAAGACACATAAAACTATTATCAAAATTAGCAGATGGCAAGGAGTTCGAGAACTCATTTAAGGAGATCTCTAGGCTGAGTGATGAACTGTTTAGAGTAGCTTGGTCTATAAGAGTACTAGATGAGGTAACACCGAGAGTTAGAGACTACATACTTTCATTTGGAGAGAGAATGGCTACCTTACTTCTTTCAGCAATATTAAGAAGTAACGGAATTGAAGCAGAAGGTGTGACTACTCCTCCATTTATAACTGATGAAAATTACGGTGAGGCTAACGTAATTGAGGATCTGTCTAAAAAGGAAATCATGAGTACACTAGAGAATGTGAAAGCTAAAGTAGTGGTCCTTCCAGGTTTTATAGGGAGAACCAAAGAGGGGAGATATACTACTTTAGGAAGAGGTGGTAGTGACTATACTGCAACCTTATTGGGTAAACTAATTGGAGTGAGAGAAGTTAGACTAGTTACCGAGGTCCCCGGGATAATGACTGGCGATCCTAAAAAATTCGAAAATGCCAAAACGATAATTAGACTCTCTCTGGAGGAAGCTATAGAGCTCTCACAGCTAGGAGCTAAAAGGTTACATCCTAGAACTTTTGATCCAGTCTTTGGAAGTGATATGAAGGTAATTGTTGAATCCTTATATGAAGACGGATTTACAACGATTAATGGAGAATGTGAAAATAATGATGGACTTAAAGGAATATCACTCTTAGATAATACAAAATTGATAACAGTTGAAAGTACTAAGATTGTTGGGAAAATAGGATCTGCAGCAAGAATAACAAATGAAGCAAAGGAAGCTGGAGTTAACATAATATCGATTTCTCAACCGGCTAGTGAGACTACAATACAACTCGTTGTTGACTCCCTTTCTGCAAATAGGCTGTTATCGAAATTAGAAGAGTTAAAGGGAACTTTAGTTAAAGATATCGAGGTAAATGATATTAATATCGTAGGTATAGTAGGATGTGGAATAAAGAAGAAGGAAATCTCTACTAAGGTTCTTTCAATAGCATCAAGTTATGATCCGTTAGCTATATCTAGAGGAATATCTAACGTAAGCATGACCTTTATAGTTAATAAGGAAGAAGGAGAAAAATTAGCAAAAGAGTTGCATAAGGTGATCGTAAGTGGCTGA
- the asd gene encoding aspartate-semialdehyde dehydrogenase: MADKIKVSLLGSTGMVGQKMVRMLSKHPYIELVKVSASPQKIGKKYKEAVKWIEPGDIPDNVAELPIVSTEYEDHKDVDVVLSALPNELAEDVELKLVKQGKIVVSNASPFRMDPDIPLINPEVNWEHLELLKYQKSNKNWNGLLVKNPNCTAAILSMPIKPLEKLIKINAMYIVTLQAVSGAGYSGLPFMAIDGNVIPWIKGEEEKIPREINKMLGKLEAGKLKSSNLEIHPTTTRVPVKVGHMGVINIVTNDNVDEKEVQKVLSNFESLPQHKNLPTAPKKPIILFKDEDRPQPARDLQYYDGMSVTVGRVKFEGNVLRLVVLGDNLVRGAAGITILTLEVMKELGYF, encoded by the coding sequence GTGGCTGATAAGATAAAAGTTTCGTTGCTAGGCTCTACCGGAATGGTAGGGCAAAAAATGGTAAGGATGCTTTCAAAACATCCATATATAGAATTAGTGAAAGTTAGTGCATCACCCCAAAAGATTGGTAAAAAATACAAAGAAGCTGTAAAATGGATTGAACCCGGAGATATTCCAGATAACGTAGCTGAGTTACCGATAGTCTCCACTGAGTACGAAGATCATAAAGATGTTGATGTTGTTCTTTCAGCACTACCTAATGAACTAGCAGAAGATGTTGAACTAAAGTTAGTAAAACAAGGAAAAATAGTTGTATCTAATGCGTCACCATTTAGAATGGATCCTGACATACCATTGATTAATCCAGAGGTAAATTGGGAGCATTTGGAACTATTAAAATATCAAAAAAGTAATAAAAACTGGAATGGACTATTGGTCAAAAACCCTAACTGTACTGCGGCAATACTTTCTATGCCAATTAAACCATTAGAAAAATTAATCAAAATTAACGCTATGTATATAGTAACTTTGCAAGCAGTAAGTGGAGCTGGCTATAGTGGTTTACCATTTATGGCAATAGATGGCAATGTTATACCTTGGATTAAAGGGGAAGAAGAGAAAATTCCCAGGGAAATAAATAAAATGTTAGGAAAACTTGAAGCTGGAAAACTAAAATCTTCTAATTTAGAAATTCATCCAACAACTACCAGAGTTCCTGTAAAAGTTGGGCATATGGGTGTAATTAATATTGTAACTAACGACAATGTAGATGAAAAAGAAGTTCAAAAAGTGCTAAGTAATTTTGAATCATTGCCTCAACATAAGAACTTGCCTACTGCACCTAAGAAGCCAATTATTTTATTCAAAGATGAGGATAGACCTCAACCAGCTAGAGACTTACAATATTATGACGGAATGTCAGTGACAGTAGGCAGAGTAAAGTTCGAAGGAAATGTGTTACGATTAGTTGTTCTTGGAGATAATCTAGTGAGGGGAGCTGCTGGAATAACAATTTTAACATTAGAAGTTATGAAAGAATTAGGTTACTTCTAA
- a CDS encoding PHP-associated domain-containing protein yields MFFDLHVHSRYSDGKYFPKDIITYARAKNIYVAITDHDTSLGLNSVKEEKVIPGQEVTTEYGHVVILCNFPPSPPNRIAELVDYAKENSCIIFPSHPFDIFRQGIGDKVFEYKFDLIEIYNSKAPKIANNKAKEASIKLNLAGVSNSDAHVIQAIGSAYNDLYEVIEFNLDDILDNLRRGKIRNIINGLSFRAKFSILQWYIERKIRNAQNSSRTMHQV; encoded by the coding sequence ATGTTTTTTGATCTCCATGTACATTCGAGATATAGTGATGGAAAATATTTTCCTAAGGATATAATAACATATGCTAGAGCTAAAAATATATACGTGGCGATCACAGATCACGATACTTCTTTAGGTTTAAATAGTGTAAAGGAAGAAAAAGTGATCCCAGGACAAGAAGTCACTACTGAATATGGCCACGTTGTAATATTATGCAATTTTCCACCATCTCCACCAAACAGAATAGCTGAATTAGTAGACTACGCTAAAGAGAATTCTTGCATAATATTTCCCTCACATCCTTTCGATATTTTTAGACAAGGGATTGGCGATAAGGTATTTGAATATAAATTTGATTTAATTGAAATTTATAATTCCAAGGCTCCTAAAATAGCTAATAATAAAGCTAAAGAAGCTTCTATAAAGCTGAATTTAGCTGGAGTTTCAAATAGTGATGCTCACGTAATTCAAGCAATAGGTTCCGCATATAATGATTTATATGAGGTAATTGAGTTTAATTTGGACGATATCCTAGATAACTTAAGGAGAGGGAAAATAAGAAATATCATCAATGGATTATCATTTAGAGCTAAATTTTCCATTTTACAATGGTATATTGAGAGGAAAATAAGAAATGCACAAAATTCCAGCAGAACTATGCATCAAGTGTAA
- a CDS encoding Nre family DNA repair protein: protein MHKIPAELCIKCKGHRNLCGLSYCPIMERFRGMVNSLQKIKIDTSFKLVEGSTPPSGIVGEKGYPKVSLIVNIPPSVYGEDARKYENVKEWWGKVNLGDIIKLRSSLISSITRVRAEKATEYYNTEIPLAIISDNPVTSEAKLKTLEAKLKFDGVILPRGPGGIAEEIKVIDNPKIPTKLDKLIFDDHIKSAEAILELYRYNVDYYKIIHALSFGLLGKKKSRRFVPTRWAITAVDSIVGKFLYNKIINYNEVNEIEVYHSSYLGNYFYVVLYPSKFNSIWIEIWHPLSLWSQDLTISELKENFWGEYEYLDGGYMAARLAVLEYLEEIKRQAGIIIIREITEEYFAPVGNWHIRETVRNAMKNRLGKYDTLDHAISEVNKKLKAKINLFELRTIKSLFKQKSIYDFFK from the coding sequence ATGCACAAAATTCCAGCAGAACTATGCATCAAGTGTAAGGGACATAGGAATCTTTGTGGGTTATCATACTGTCCAATAATGGAGAGATTTAGAGGCATGGTTAATAGTCTTCAGAAAATTAAAATAGATACCTCATTTAAATTGGTCGAAGGCTCTACTCCTCCTAGTGGAATTGTTGGAGAAAAAGGATATCCTAAAGTTTCACTAATTGTAAATATTCCACCCTCAGTATATGGGGAAGATGCTAGAAAATATGAGAATGTTAAGGAGTGGTGGGGAAAGGTAAATTTAGGGGATATAATAAAGTTAAGATCGTCTTTAATCTCAAGTATAACTAGAGTTAGAGCCGAGAAAGCCACTGAATATTACAATACAGAAATACCATTAGCAATAATTTCAGATAACCCAGTAACATCTGAGGCAAAATTGAAAACATTGGAAGCAAAATTAAAGTTTGATGGAGTGATTTTACCAAGAGGACCAGGAGGAATCGCAGAGGAAATAAAAGTTATTGATAATCCTAAAATCCCAACTAAATTAGATAAACTAATCTTTGATGATCATATAAAATCTGCTGAAGCAATCTTAGAGCTGTATAGGTATAATGTAGATTATTATAAGATAATACATGCATTATCCTTTGGGCTTCTAGGCAAGAAAAAGAGTAGAAGATTCGTACCAACTAGATGGGCAATAACTGCAGTTGATAGCATAGTTGGTAAATTTCTATATAATAAAATAATAAACTATAACGAAGTAAATGAGATAGAAGTATATCACAGCTCATATTTAGGCAACTACTTCTACGTTGTGCTCTATCCATCGAAGTTCAATTCAATATGGATAGAAATATGGCATCCACTAAGTTTATGGTCTCAAGACCTTACCATTTCTGAACTAAAGGAAAATTTCTGGGGAGAGTATGAATATTTAGATGGAGGATACATGGCTGCAAGACTAGCAGTGCTAGAATATTTAGAGGAAATAAAGAGACAAGCAGGAATTATAATCATTAGAGAAATAACCGAAGAATACTTTGCACCAGTTGGAAATTGGCACATTAGAGAAACTGTAAGAAATGCTATGAAAAATAGATTAGGAAAATATGACACTCTAGATCATGCCATATCCGAAGTAAACAAAAAATTAAAAGCTAAAATAAACTTATTTGAATTACGCACAATAAAGAGTCTATTCAAACAAAAATCTATTTATGATTTCTTTAAATAA
- the argF gene encoding ornithine carbamoyltransferase, translating into MFRGRSLLCLLDFETHEIEKMLDVSFMMKNYVYHNNVPSSLSGKRVALLFEKPSTRTRVSTELAVSLLGGIPIVLNKQDLQWSRGEPIEDTGRVLGRVVNGIGARVLNHLTLVKLKESSGVPVFNLLSDLSHPLQALADLMTIRERFGNTLVKIGFVGDGTDNVLLSLMVIVAKLGLELHVATPKELRPREDLYKIISEIADDTGSVIEFHEDPYEAVRGVHVVYTDVWVSMGQENIAEHKKKLLQNYRVTADLMKYAVKDAIFMHCLPANRGEEVEPEVIDGPKSAVWDQAENRLYTAMAVFSLFI; encoded by the coding sequence ATGTTTAGAGGAAGAAGTTTGTTATGTCTGCTTGATTTTGAAACTCATGAAATAGAGAAAATGTTAGATGTGTCGTTTATGATGAAAAATTACGTTTATCATAATAACGTTCCAAGTTCATTAAGTGGTAAGAGGGTTGCATTACTTTTTGAGAAGCCAAGTACTAGGACTAGGGTTAGTACTGAATTAGCTGTATCATTATTAGGCGGAATTCCAATTGTTCTTAATAAGCAAGATTTGCAATGGTCTAGAGGCGAACCCATTGAAGACACTGGAAGGGTTTTGGGCAGAGTCGTTAATGGGATAGGGGCCAGAGTACTAAATCATTTAACCCTAGTTAAACTAAAGGAATCATCAGGCGTTCCGGTATTTAATTTATTAAGCGATCTTTCTCATCCCTTGCAAGCATTAGCTGATTTAATGACCATTAGGGAAAGGTTTGGAAATACTCTAGTTAAGATAGGTTTTGTTGGTGATGGGACTGATAATGTATTGCTAAGCCTAATGGTAATTGTGGCTAAATTAGGGTTAGAGTTACATGTTGCAACTCCTAAGGAACTTAGACCTAGAGAAGATTTATATAAGATAATAAGTGAGATCGCGGATGATACTGGTAGTGTTATAGAGTTTCATGAGGATCCCTATGAGGCTGTTAGAGGAGTTCATGTAGTCTATACGGATGTTTGGGTTAGTATGGGACAAGAGAATATTGCTGAACATAAGAAGAAATTATTGCAAAACTATAGGGTTACTGCAGACTTAATGAAGTATGCAGTTAAGGATGCTATATTTATGCATTGTTTGCCTGCTAATAGGGGAGAGGAAGTAGAGCCAGAGGTAATAGACGGACCTAAGAGTGCAGTCTGGGATCAGGCTGAGAATAGATTATATACAGCAATGGCAGTATTTTCGTTATTTATTTAA
- a CDS encoding DUF4443 domain-containing protein: MDIQIVLTKAVETRQGNKPKFDEGHVIMSLIYISQLQPVGRILLMKKTGLSEASIKTLLKRLREMKLIQTDPVGGNTLTEEGNKIVSCIKNTSNIKKDATLKSLGWNSSMLIIRRGAELLKEIPVLNLRDEIIRLGAEKVLVCISTEEGKIEIPPKTEEMSLKGLLEEIKEKCETCGPNDLIIFVVPNEEHLGYLTLAFILKVLKKC; this comes from the coding sequence ATGGATATCCAGATTGTACTTACCAAAGCTGTGGAAACCAGACAGGGTAATAAGCCTAAATTTGATGAAGGACATGTCATAATGAGCTTAATATACATAAGCCAATTGCAACCAGTAGGAAGGATACTATTAATGAAAAAAACAGGATTATCGGAAGCATCTATAAAAACATTACTAAAAAGACTAAGAGAAATGAAGTTAATTCAAACAGATCCAGTAGGAGGAAACACTCTTACAGAAGAAGGAAATAAAATAGTTTCATGCATTAAAAACACATCAAATATAAAAAAAGATGCTACTCTGAAATCACTAGGTTGGAACTCATCAATGCTTATAATAAGGAGAGGCGCAGAGTTATTAAAAGAAATTCCAGTTTTAAATCTAAGGGATGAAATAATAAGATTAGGTGCGGAAAAAGTATTAGTGTGTATTAGTACAGAAGAAGGAAAAATAGAAATTCCGCCTAAGACAGAGGAGATGTCACTTAAAGGGCTATTAGAAGAGATTAAGGAAAAATGCGAAACTTGTGGTCCTAACGATCTTATTATATTTGTAGTTCCTAATGAAGAACATCTAGGATATCTGACCTTAGCTTTCATACTTAAGGTGTTAAAGAAATGTTAA
- a CDS encoding ATP-NAD kinase family protein — protein sequence MLKKVGFLVNPYAGAGGRIGRKGSDELYLENPEISSRVSRFLVRAPEDAIYVTPKLKMGEIYFIQTKLKYETISIGEREKTTRYDTINSVKEFVRRGVDIIVFVGGDGTARDVFEGLQGAQIPILGVPSGVKMHSGVFANTPEAAAILLTKFLHNEAKIVTEEILDIDEEAYRKGTYSVKLYYIALTISSNNLLTPSKEEIQYSEDELEEIADYVMDNMDDNITYIMGPGSTIKYIERKLMINTPFLGIDIVRGKKLIKGNVNYFDLINLTGELKILLTPIGKQGFLIGRGNLELGPAFLRRVKKDDLIVVSTLSKLYTINCFRIDTGDENLDKLFSGVYNVIVGYNKFYAIKTCQ from the coding sequence ATGTTAAAAAAAGTTGGATTTCTTGTAAATCCGTATGCTGGTGCAGGTGGAAGAATAGGGAGAAAAGGTAGTGATGAGTTGTACCTCGAGAACCCTGAAATATCAAGTAGAGTTAGTAGATTTTTGGTCAGAGCCCCGGAAGATGCTATCTATGTAACACCAAAGCTAAAAATGGGAGAAATATATTTTATTCAAACAAAATTGAAATATGAAACTATATCCATAGGTGAAAGGGAAAAAACTACTAGATATGATACAATCAATTCTGTAAAAGAGTTTGTAAGAAGAGGGGTAGATATTATTGTATTTGTTGGTGGAGATGGGACAGCAAGGGATGTATTTGAAGGACTTCAAGGGGCGCAAATACCAATTTTAGGAGTTCCTAGTGGCGTAAAAATGCATAGTGGTGTTTTCGCTAATACACCAGAGGCCGCTGCAATATTATTAACAAAATTTTTACATAATGAAGCAAAAATTGTAACAGAAGAAATTCTAGATATTGATGAAGAAGCCTATAGAAAAGGAACATATTCTGTTAAATTATATTATATAGCCCTTACGATTAGCAGTAATAATTTACTAACTCCAAGTAAGGAGGAAATACAATATAGTGAAGATGAACTAGAAGAAATCGCAGATTATGTAATGGATAACATGGATGATAATATAACCTATATCATGGGTCCTGGGAGTACTATAAAATATATAGAAAGAAAACTAATGATCAATACTCCATTTTTAGGGATTGATATAGTTAGAGGAAAGAAATTAATAAAGGGAAATGTTAATTATTTCGATTTAATCAATTTAACTGGGGAGTTAAAGATATTGCTCACCCCAATAGGCAAGCAAGGATTTCTAATAGGGAGGGGAAATCTAGAACTAGGACCGGCGTTCTTAAGAAGAGTAAAAAAGGATGATCTTATCGTAGTCTCTACTCTTTCTAAGCTTTACACTATTAACTGTTTTAGAATTGATACGGGGGATGAGAATTTAGATAAGCTCTTTTCAGGTGTCTACAATGTCATAGTAGGTTACAACAAATTTTACGCTATTAAAACTTGTCAATGA
- a CDS encoding replication initiator protein WhiP — MSEDYQRDDIEAIAQQISEEEKPGKESPRSKLVEAILLLLYARPLRTAEIATNLGYETKYISSYLSYWKKKGLVYQEGGRWHLSRRGENIARDIIESQNNSKFKEYLLLAKQVLESEKVYQTKNNKAGKRDDKKAQEVLWFIEEKTSKENKKQQKSNPTDCIKEILDKLDDDEKEILSYLLNKYKEWGTTYIYLDQLQEEMKADTSWLFRVLKNLQIKRLLYVYQDPKMGVRIGLSKTLKEKLSSC; from the coding sequence ATGAGTGAGGACTATCAAAGAGATGATATAGAGGCCATAGCACAGCAGATAAGTGAGGAGGAGAAGCCAGGTAAGGAGTCACCTAGATCCAAATTGGTTGAAGCAATACTACTCCTCCTTTACGCAAGACCATTAAGAACAGCTGAAATTGCAACTAATTTAGGTTACGAAACTAAATATATAAGTAGCTATCTCAGTTATTGGAAGAAGAAAGGTTTGGTTTATCAAGAAGGGGGAAGATGGCACTTAAGTAGGAGAGGAGAGAATATAGCTAGAGATATCATCGAATCACAAAACAATTCTAAATTCAAAGAATATTTATTACTTGCTAAGCAAGTACTAGAAAGTGAAAAAGTTTACCAGACAAAAAACAACAAAGCAGGGAAAAGAGATGACAAAAAAGCACAAGAAGTTTTGTGGTTTATTGAAGAAAAAACCAGTAAGGAGAACAAAAAACAACAAAAGTCTAATCCAACGGATTGTATAAAGGAGATTTTGGATAAGCTTGATGATGATGAAAAAGAAATACTAAGCTATCTATTAAACAAATATAAAGAGTGGGGAACAACTTACATCTATCTCGATCAGCTTCAAGAAGAAATGAAAGCTGATACTAGTTGGTTATTTAGAGTGCTCAAAAACTTACAAATTAAAAGGCTCCTATACGTATATCAAGATCCTAAAATGGGAGTCAGAATAGGACTTTCGAAAACTCTAAAAGAAAAGCTATCTTCTTGCTAA
- the thsA gene encoding thermosome subunit alpha: MAAPVLLLKEGTSRTTGRDALRNNILAAKTLAEMLRSSLGPKGLDKMLIDSFGDVTITNDGATIVKDMEIQHPAAKLLVEAAKAQDAEVGDGTTSAVVLAGALLEKAESLLDQNIHPTIIIEGYKKAYNKALELLPQLGTRIDIKDLNSSVARDTLRKIAFTTLASKFIAEGAELNKIIDMVIDAIVNVAEPLPNGGYNVSLDLIKIDKKKGGNIEDSVLVKGLVLDKEVVHPGMPRRVTKAKIAVLDAALEVEKPEISAKISITSPEQIKAFLDEESKYLKDMVDKLASIGANVVICQKGIDDIAQHFLAKKGILAVRRVKRSDIEKLEKALGARIISSIKDATPDDLGYAELVEERRVGNDKMVFIEGAKNLKAVNILLRGSNDMALDEAERSINDALHALRNILLEPVILPGGGAIELELAMKLREYARSVGGKEQLAIEAFADALEEIPMILAETAGLEAISALMDLRARHAKGLTNTGVDAIGGKIVDDVYVLNIIEPIRVKAQVLKSATEAATAILKIDDLIAAAPLKSEKKGGEGSKEESGGEGGPSTPSLGD, from the coding sequence ATGGCAGCTCCAGTCTTATTACTTAAAGAGGGAACAAGTAGAACTACTGGTAGAGATGCGTTAAGGAACAATATACTTGCTGCAAAGACACTAGCTGAGATGTTAAGGAGCAGTTTAGGTCCAAAAGGTCTTGATAAAATGTTAATTGATAGTTTTGGTGACGTAACCATAACTAATGATGGTGCTACAATAGTAAAGGATATGGAGATTCAGCATCCAGCAGCGAAGTTATTAGTAGAAGCAGCTAAAGCGCAAGATGCTGAAGTAGGCGATGGTACTACAAGCGCTGTAGTGTTAGCTGGTGCTCTATTAGAGAAGGCTGAAAGTTTATTGGATCAAAATATACATCCAACAATAATTATTGAGGGGTATAAGAAGGCATATAACAAGGCCTTAGAGTTACTTCCACAGCTAGGAACTAGAATTGATATAAAAGATTTGAATTCTTCAGTTGCTAGGGACACTCTAAGAAAGATAGCATTTACTACGCTAGCAAGTAAGTTTATTGCAGAAGGTGCTGAATTAAATAAAATAATTGATATGGTAATAGATGCAATAGTTAATGTTGCAGAACCTCTACCTAATGGCGGATACAATGTGAGTTTAGACTTAATAAAGATAGATAAGAAGAAAGGTGGAAATATAGAGGATAGTGTATTAGTTAAAGGACTAGTACTAGATAAGGAGGTTGTACACCCTGGAATGCCTAGAAGAGTCACTAAAGCCAAGATAGCCGTTTTAGATGCAGCGTTAGAAGTAGAGAAGCCTGAAATTTCAGCTAAGATAAGTATAACATCACCAGAGCAAATTAAGGCTTTCTTAGATGAGGAATCCAAGTATCTTAAGGACATGGTTGATAAATTAGCGTCAATAGGTGCCAACGTTGTAATATGCCAGAAGGGTATTGATGATATTGCACAGCACTTCCTAGCTAAGAAAGGTATATTAGCTGTAAGAAGAGTTAAGAGGAGTGATATAGAGAAATTAGAGAAGGCATTAGGTGCGAGGATAATAAGCAGCATTAAAGATGCTACTCCCGATGATTTAGGATACGCAGAATTAGTTGAGGAAAGAAGAGTTGGAAATGATAAAATGGTATTTATAGAAGGAGCTAAGAACTTAAAGGCCGTGAACATCTTATTAAGAGGTTCAAATGATATGGCATTAGATGAGGCTGAGAGGAGTATAAATGATGCATTACATGCTTTGAGGAACATATTATTGGAGCCAGTAATATTACCGGGTGGCGGTGCTATCGAGTTAGAATTAGCGATGAAATTAAGAGAGTATGCTAGAAGTGTAGGAGGTAAGGAGCAATTAGCTATAGAAGCATTTGCGGACGCATTAGAGGAAATACCTATGATTCTAGCTGAAACTGCAGGACTGGAGGCTATATCTGCGTTGATGGACTTAAGAGCTAGGCATGCGAAAGGATTAACTAATACTGGTGTAGATGCCATAGGTGGCAAGATCGTAGATGACGTATATGTGTTAAACATTATTGAGCCAATAAGAGTAAAGGCTCAAGTGTTAAAGAGTGCAACAGAGGCAGCTACGGCAATATTAAAGATTGATGATCTAATAGCTGCTGCCCCATTAAAGAGCGAGAAGAAAGGAGGAGAAGGAAGTAAAGAAGAAAGTGGTGGAGAAGGAGGACCAAGTACTCCATCTTTAGGAGACTAA